From the genome of Ptychodera flava strain L36383 chromosome 13, AS_Pfla_20210202, whole genome shotgun sequence:
tttgttttgtgatgcaatccaatatggccactgtgcgaccattttgaaccataactcagacatgtatcaagcgaattcattcaaaagtatttttatcacagacctaatgaagaggactctatcctctctgaggacctgtaatcaaaatacccattaacaagtggggactgtgtcatcaacgatgacttgttctcaGGGCATTATTTTAAGCTGTAGTGCTGTtgttttgcaaaatgtaaaGCCTGTACATCACCTCCTGATGTCAGCTAAATCACATTAACATCTCATCCCGTCTCACAGTTGATTTCAACTTCTGTTTCCTAATCCTGCAGTGGttcaacattttcaagaatACACAGAGCCTGAGGAAGGCCAGAACTCTCCCCGGAGAACGTCAGCGGTCACACCCACCACAGATGAAGAAAAAGTTTTACTTCCGCTAGGAGAAACTACATTAGTTCATAATCTGGGTGTTCCTATAGTAGTTGTAGTAACAAAGGTAAGAATTCAGTTTTGTTATCTaagatagacacacagacacacatatatgtacatgCGCACACTtgcaagcatacatacatatatacagatgTATGTGCCCACGTACACACTATACAGACGTAGacatgtatatatgcataaAAACATACATAGCTACATACATGCAGTTTTATACACACATGTGTATACATAAAGACATaccatacatagatagatagacacatacatacatatataccagGGATAAAGAAAATAGCCAGCAGCGGGGACATTATACACAAACTTAATGTGCTCGCACTCTGCTTGTAACCAGCTATATTTTTGTCTTTGCCAGCTGTAACCCAAAGTTCCTACATCCCTGTATACATACATgaacatgtacatatatactgacatacacacacacgcataCAAGTTTACGACAAACTAAAATGTTAACTTTAAACTCATGTAGAGAAACAAGATCAAAAGTAGCACTGGAAAAAATATCTACGTCGGTTTTGAAGAAACCTGCATTTATTGATAAAAGCGTTGAATGATTTTATGGGTCAGAGTCTCAGAAAGAGCTGTTCTCCTGCCAGGATTTTTCACCAGACCCAAATCTAATACTTGCGCCTCAGTTCCAAATTTCTACACAACACTATTTTTCTTGTGGAAAAATCATAAACCTACAGACAAATGAGCTAAACAAGTTCAAGGAATATTAATGCCAGCTCAACTCAcagttttttcttttctgtccATTCTACAGACAGATGCAATTTCTAGTTTGGAAAAAGAACATGAGTACAGAGACGAACATCTGGATTTTATTCAACAATACGTCAGAAAATTCTGCCTTAATTGTATCCTTTAACACCGGGAAACTGATTTATGGTATTGTGTAGGATGTATATCAAGTAACAGTGATTTGAGTTATAAAGTTGCTGAGAAATGATATCTCTACTCTCAACTTACCTTCTTTTAAGTGTTTCTGTGGAAAGAAATTTTTTATTGCAACGTTTGTCAAACTTTACCTTGGAGATTAAATGAATTATTATGTGTGCTTACACAGAACACAAGTTGTAGCAAAATTTGTAAGTTTATGAAGTACTCTACAATGGAGGACAGAAGGAAGGTGTATACAACAAATTTAGCCAGTGAGTGAATGTACAAGTTTgtgggggggggagagagagagagagagagagagagagagagagagagagagagagagagagagagattggcAGTCATTTAACTTATACATGGACCTCAGACTACATGCTTGCTGTCAAATAAGCTGACTCAATGACCCAGCTTTTGTCATCTTCGTAATCAGAAAAGACTGATGCAGTTATCTGCTGACTGAAATATCATATGTGATGAGTTGTAGGGTATCAATTGAACCATTCTTTTAAACTCAACATACAACATGTAAAAAGACTGTTTTGGTGTTATTTCCTATGTATGTGAGAAGTTACTCGATTCCACAAGTTGTATAAAGCTgcaaacccttttcctgccgagcgcccttgtccgttattctcccaagtcagtagaaaaccgccccataatatgtgcctgcaaaagattggctctcctgcatgttatcctgccaggcattttggcagaaatcgcccattttcagggtagttttagccgtacttatacgtgttagacttcgataatttctacatgcccgtagacagggaaggagctcaagggttgctgcagaaaaaattgaggtcaccggctttgtttgcccctggagtgcgtcattttattgccgtttcatgtttattttttcggaaataaactccttcagtattacgtacgtccgctaggcacaaacatcacctcactcgtctgttagtcagagaccctgagggtcgtgctaggggtgcagcagcaccgtcaaacctgtcctgtttccccagggtagggtcaattgaatacgtacctccaacgacttggcagtgtagcacaaaaactacgtttttgccgttgtattaacgacatggctgagccattgaagcacagctttacgtagttttgccagctcagttgggagttggcttacgagtgttaccgttcattactgacttaatcgagtggtcctcagtcaggtacgggtttgtaccgacatggcttgggctgcagctaaccagtgataaccagtcactacccccaagtcttcagttcacttttgcgatgcacgggtgcaacgcaatatgcttccattgttctagccatcgacgtgtccacatgctggcagccatattgtactgctagctggtttgcataacaaaagcagtccctgctaaatgcagacggtatccccgtacatgtagcatattgacctcatgtgcccttttgaattctctgtacgcaaacagcgtacgtagttaccaatgcgtcggcaagaggatacgtttccctgcaaaccagagccagtacttcggacggtggaataaataaaaaatccaaagctacgtccattgaatggcacggccaaggcagtgaaggacgttgcctggcttgaacttgcagagctgaagcccagcttagtacgtcggacaccagtttgtaatggtatttccgagtcgttcatatccgttccatgggaggaacaagtcgagccgtcccgtcaaaaatacgttctcattttcagtcacgcacaactgaataagtgactttcgtctcgcaccatcggcatatctgccaagtcgtttgcaagaggtagccttctagattagcattgccgagttggtcaagttcggcagcaatctctatagtgccaggcagccaagtacgtccaactccgccagaaaacgtcaccatgctatcctgccaagtccgctaaaaagcggtaaaaaaaaaccagcccccctcgggtgtgggggactggcggacaggtttctgcacctttccctgtccttggactccctgtgaacccatttcgagagcaaacgccgttcctcgcccaaaacctgtcctcgaacgacccctagcgtgagcaagggtttgctacacgtagttccgtcgactaggcaggaaagggggtaccaaaaaggagcccgatttccaccgccttaggaggataacggccgtggctgctcagcttctagctacaccgaatttcaagcggattttcaccgacttggcaggaaaagggataaagCTGCAAACAGATGTGAATAGAGTGTttaggtaatatgcacctcgaaagtgaatgacttaaacttttgctctaactttcctcaaggaatctttcaatcattctctttcaaaatcaagaataaaaatagggggtcaccgtgcaaattttggtactagagaaacaaataacccaagatttaccgatatcagaaattcaaaatggccgccatccctgtgttaaccctatggtgaaaaataaaaattttcgaatttcaaaaaactaagcctgtgaaaagttttctttcaccaagagctttaaaataaacccccacatgtggtatatcagaagagaactgtaaaagtttgagagtccgaatgtctgtccccaaggtgcgttctaccttaacagccAACATCTCACAATGTCTCAGTCAGCAGCACAAAATTGATCATTATTCAAACCAAAACTGTATAAATAGATGGCAAGACTGTCCCACCAATATTTCCATCAGATATGACTAACTTGATCTGATATGCCTAGAGCATGTGAATCATCCGTACACATCTCATCATGGTTGATTTAGGCTGTAAGCCTGCGATGTGATGTCCCTTTCCAGGTTAGTTTTCCTTTCATGTACGCAATTCAGATGGGGCGGCGTTATTCTACACCTCCGTGAAGGAAAACAAGAACTGTGATTTACTCTACAAGTATATTATACACAGGTTATACAATTTCCCCTTCACAACACAGGCGCTAGTCGTAGAGAAAGACGCTGTCTTTATGTAAGTCTTTGCtgctttcattattttcattgtcaGAAGTGATGGCTCTCTTCTCTCTTACCATTTCAATACCAAGGAATgcaaattttttcaacatttatgaaTATGGAAATTGATACTCACAAATTGATGGACTACTGAAGTACttaaagtgtacatgtgcatgCATGTTTTCTATGCTGTCAATAGGGCTGTATGCAATAgatgtcatttttctttcagtaacatgcaaatttaaatatttgtcttCGATTTTAGATTACACATTCTGGAAATTATGCATGCAGGAATGATGAAAATACCACATAGTATAGGCAACTGCTCATGTGACAATGAATGCTAAAAGACATATTCACAGCTCAGACCACAAGCTGTAATGATAGCCAAGTatgcaacactgacaaaatttgtccacatTTCAAGCAGCAGTGTCCTGTGTCGCgtgcatgcagctatatttagtaccAAACCTGTAGCCACAAACAGCGCGATTCAACCATTGCTACTCAAATTAATCAGTCTGCAGTTCTTCAAACAACATGATGGATAATTTGAAGGGGTCCTTTGATTCGGTGAAATTACACTTGTGTctcttttgtgattttgtcaacagacCATCTGGTTGGGACAACCTCAAGAAGATTAGTatattgtatgaaaatatgCAGAGCATGCATCCAGATGATTCCTATGAAAGTGTCATCAATAGACCACATGTGAGACGGGTAagttatgaaaaatatttgagGTTTCAGGTTTTCCAATTGTTTAGGCCAGCCAGAATTGGAATAGGAATGGTGGTAACAGAGCATCGGTAACAGTTCTTTTGTAAATACTCTACAGAACTTGACTGCAGTCAGATGTACTTATTTGATTGCAGACGAGAATAGGAGTCAGATTTTTCGAGTGATTGTGTGGCTGTTTTAGATGCATTCACCTGCAGATGGTAAAATATCCTATCTGTGTCATGTTCAACAATTTCCACAGCCACTTTTGACATTTCAGTtgaattgttttcaatgatttcagTCCGTCCTGAAGAGTAATGGTAAGTTTTACAGAATCAAGTACGCAatcttgtgatatttttgtttatcGTGTCTACGGACAACTCCACATGCACCCCTCTGTGACACCGGTTCCCCCTTttcttctcacttcaaaatggCAGTCTCAACACCCAGTTCGCCTGTAACTTGCAAATCTGTCGTCACTTTGAGGAATGGGAATATTGCATATATGAGTAGATGTGTCTGGCACTctgttaacttgttcacccccaAATTGCCCGTAGACCGATCCACAGTCcccattgacaacaatgggtttgggccaaaccatggtggtaaaaagGGTTTAATGAAGAAATAAATGTGCATCACCTTTCAGCATGTGCAAGACATGAAGGAAATCACAGCAGAAGATGAACAAGTGTTTCTGATGAAACAGCAAGCTCTACTCAGTAAGAACATAACTCCTGGAAGACAACAGGTGAGTGTGCATTCTTGTTTAATCAGTCCGTAACTCTCAAATGAATACAGTGTTTCAGGCCAGAACAGTTAAGATCAGGGAATCTGTGAACCAATTGCAGTGATGTTTTTGACCAATATGGAAAAGAAATTAACCCTCTCTGAGGTGTGCACACTTTGTAGAATCTTTGAATATGGTCCATGTCATCAATAATGATGAACTCTGCATGCATAATGCTGCATTACAAAACTACTGAATTCTATTAGAATTGCACAGCCTTGAATAAATGTGTGCCATCAGTCATCACTGACACCAGATTTTCTTGGATTTTGAACAGGAGTCACCGCAGAGAACCCCAGCCATTGCCAGGACACCAGACAGGCCTGGTAGGGCCAATGTAGCTAGTGTATCGCCTATCACAGCTACGTGCAAGGCAAAGGTAAAAAATGAATGGCATATCACCACTGCTCAGGACTTTTTCTTCCAAATGTAATCTTTTATGAAtacaatgtatgattttttatcaacatttcttCCAGAAGTTCAATATTCGTTGAACTTTTATCATCAGCCCCATAATGAGATGATTTGTGAAAAGTTGTGTTACTCTACATGAAGCCCTTTGAGGTCATGACATTTTGTATCAACTGAGAGGCAAGCTGCATTTTATTACAGTATAGGTCTCGGTCTGTCCAGCTATCACTTGCTTGCATGTAGTCATGCAAGCCTTGATGTGTGCTGAAACATGTTTCCAACTCTCTTAAGTTGTGAGAAGTGAGAAGGAAATACCACAGTGTTTGTCATCAGATAAAGTTCCCTCTTCTGTGTCACCTCCACAGATGGACggtaaaacagcgccctcaagtaGTGAGGGCGTACTAGCCAACTTCTTCAACAGTCTACTCAGTAAAAAACCGGGTGCGTCACCTGGTCCAAGTCAGCCACCCACAGGAACAACTGGTAAGCCAGGTAAGTCATGTTATAACTCTGGTACACTTTACCCTAACATTGCCAGTAAATGTGTGAAAATAGACAATTGGTGCATTTGCTATGTGCAAGCATAAGCCTCTACTTTTGATGCTGACCATCTGGCAGTGCTTACATCTCATCATTCTAGCCGGTAGTCTGTACCTCATGGTTAATGAAGTTTCCTTGGACATGCTAATAAGGCAGATCTCATGACCGTTTTATGGGTATTTATGTTTTTCTTCTGTGTTTTATGGTGTATGGTCCAGCAACAGAATGAACTCTGTGCgcaaaagaaaacatgaaactGTGTTTCAGCGTGTTAGTGTACGTGAATGTCCTACAGTATCTGTGGGTGTGTGTCAGTGATTTGTGTGACTGTGTGTGTGGGTAAGTCAGCATTAAGACATAACTATAGCTGTATATTGTCATTCTGTTTTGAATGACGATAACACTAACAGATGACAGTGACACATGACAATTCAAACTCCTGCAAACGTGGAACACTAGTTCAAGATAACTATGGGTGGTGTCAATGAAAGCAACAATTTCAGCCAgttaattttttattcaaaatagtcaatttcatACTACCATGAGACCATCAGTGTTCATTGATCATTTCACCACTCTTCGAATACCTTTGTAATGGTGCCATACAAAGTAACTGTAGATTGGATAGGATATGCCTCCCGTAGATAGCTTTAGAGCCTGTCTCAGGAACTTTGGCCAGACATGTTTTCATTATAGCTAAGTGTGCCTGTAGTGCCAAT
Proteins encoded in this window:
- the LOC139147597 gene encoding cytoplasmic dynein 1 light intermediate chain 2-like isoform X2; protein product: MAPIGEKAVVSGSVDLTDEQESQQNLWSSILAEVSSHSTSKLPSCKSILVLGEDESGKTTLIAKLQGTDEPKKGKGLEYLYLDVRDEDRDDVTRCGVWILDGDTRHERLLKFALTPESLEHTVVMLTVDMSRPWTIMESLNKWARILRDHIDLLQVPPEKTRELEQLLVQHFQEYTEPEEGQNSPRRTSAVTPTTDEEKVLLPLGETTLVHNLGVPIVVVVTKTDAISSLEKEHEYRDEHLDFIQQYVRKFCLNYGAALFYTSVKENKNCDLLYKYIIHRLYNFPFTTQALVVEKDAVFIPSGWDNLKKISILYENMQSMHPDDSYESVINRPHVRRHVQDMKEITAEDEQVFLMKQQALLSKNITPGRQQESPQRTPAIARTPDRPGRANVASVSPITATCKAKMDGKTAPSSSEGVLANFFNSLLSKKPGASPGPSQPPTGTTGKPGEDL
- the LOC139147597 gene encoding cytoplasmic dynein 1 light intermediate chain 2-like isoform X1 produces the protein MAPIGEKAVVSGSVDLTDEQESQQNLWSSILAEVSSHSTSKLPSCKSILVLGEDESGKTTLIAKLQGTDEPKKGKGLEYLYLDVRDEDRDDVTRCGVWILDGDTRHERLLKFALTPESLEHTVVMLTVDMSRPWTIMESLNKWARILRDHIDLLQVPPEKTRELEQLLVQHFQEYTEPEEGQNSPRRTSAVTPTTDEEKVLLPLGETTLVHNLGVPIVVVVTKTDAISSLEKEHEYRDEHLDFIQQYVRKFCLNYGAALFYTSVKENKNCDLLYKYIIHRLYNFPFTTQALVVEKDAVFIPSGWDNLKKISILYENMQSMHPDDSYESVINRPHVRRHVQDMKEITAEDEQVFLMKQQALLSKNITPGRQQESPQRTPAIARTPDRPGRANVASVSPITATCKAKMDGKTAPSSSEGVLANFFNSLLSKKPGASPGPSQPPTGTTGKPGSDKTTVRRDAAAELDRLTQTRKPASEQSSKQNSS